Part of the Diceros bicornis minor isolate mBicDic1 chromosome 17, mDicBic1.mat.cur, whole genome shotgun sequence genome is shown below.
atcagGAACatatttatggatgaataattctttaatttcttctgagTATAACATTTTTATGCTTTATATGAATTGTTATGAAGTGTCTCTGTTTcattgcaaatgtattttttaacttcCAAAGAGTTACATTTGGACTCACTCTTTAATTCTTTATATATGGTATTAGTAGAGTATTTTTCATAGAATCTGGACTGTAAAAGCGCTCTTTCAGATAGAGGAGTATAATAATGTTTCCCATGTCCCCATCCATAGCTcataactcaagaagaaataaaaaaattcttagaGAAAATAGATGTCTTTTCACAAGagggtcattttttttcttaaatcacaTTTCAAAGTCTTGACTTTATGCTATTCTGTCAGTGTCACGAGCTTTCACCACTTGGATCCTGACACTTCATCTCCCATCCCCAGAAAGACATGTAAACCTGAGCAGCTGTACCCATAACTCAACAACTTGCATCTCTCCATCCTCCATTCTTTGCTTTCCCGGGAATCCATGGGTCATAGATGggattattttatcttcatttctgaCTATCCTGTATCTTTGATACCTTGTGATTGCCCACATATTAATCTTTACTCTCAGCTATATGTTCAAAAGAATAGTTGTGGGTTTTTATCCAgcgtgtttttgtttttagtatacATTCCTAGAGTATTAGAAAATCTATTATCTTCTCTCTCAGTTGTTCCTTGTATTATTATATCATGCCCTCATTCATCCTGTTcagtattttaacataaaatttcaATTCTTACTTGAATTTTTGTATTACATTATGCATATTTGAATACAATAATCAGCAGTATTGTGCCGTCAATTTTATGGAAgactaaagaatatttttattatactgcaAACTTCATTATTGTCGTTATATTTTTCTACAAATGAATTGATGAGAAGTACACTTTCATGTCCTTTACTGAGACAAATCTGCAAGAACTTGagtaaaaaccaaaagaaagaaatgagttgATTAAGGCTCGATATAAGTAAATCTAAAGAGGAGATGAGAAATATAACATCATTGAAAGATAGATTGttaaaagatcaagaaaattatAAGCTCCAATGGAAAGGTTTAACagctattcattttttattttaactttatttattgagtgctatttTATTTTGGTTCTTCAGGAATGATGCAATTCTTTTGATTGAGTCATCGAAGGATTTCTTCACTTGCTTATTTCTTAGTGTGTAAATAAATGGGTTTAACATCGGTGAAATGGAAGAAACGAGTAGTGAAACCACTTTATTAATAGTCACTTGTTCCTTTGCTGTTGGATTCATATAGATGAATATGCATGTGCCATAGGTGATGGAAACTACAATCATGTGGGAAGAACAGGTGGAAAAGgccttttttctttgctgggtAGATGGAAATCCTAAAATTGTCTTGATAATATAAGTATAGGATAGAACTACACACAGAAGAGTCAAAATGAGGGTCAGCACAGCACAGATTAAAACAGTTTGTTCCATGAACCGTGGGTCTGAACATGTAATCTTCAGGAGGGGAAAAGCATCACAGAGAAAATGATCAATGACATTCGAGTTGCAGAATTTCAAATTTAGCCCCAGAATAAGTGGTGAAATTATGACCAACAATGCAGCCAACCAACAGCAAAAAACAAGTCTCCTGCAGACTCTGCTGCTCATGATGGTCACGTAATGCAAGGGtgtgcagatggccacatagcggtcgtAGGACATGGCGCCCAGGAGAAAAAATTCCGTTACTGCAAAGAGATCAGTAAAAAACGCTTGGATGATACAAGCATTATATGTAATGATATTATCACCTGTTGCTATGTTATACAAGTATCTGGGGATACAGGCAGTTGTGAATGAGATCTCTAAGAAGGAGAAATTTTGTAAAAACAAGTACATGGGTGTTTTAAGTTGGGGATCCACAAAGGTGAGTGTGATGATGGTCAGGTTCCCAGTTACACTCAGCATGTAGgtgagaaacagaaagataaaaagcAGAACTTGTAGCTCAGGGTCATCTGTCAGGCCCAGTAGTATGAATGCTGTTATTGTAGAGTTTTTCGTCGCTTTAGGACTTCTGTTCAAGCTGCATGTCCAATAATTCAGAGATTATTATATAGATCATAGTGTCTATATAAAATCTAATTTAATCATCTCTACTTTCACTATATTTTCATatcatattttaaatcatattatGAATATGATTAGATTTATCTGCTAATGTGGTATgattttattgatagcaaaaaTGTCATTTAGCTCCCTCAAATTCTTCTCTAATCGgagctaaataaaaaaaaaatcacatcattaAACTTATGCTTTTGGTTAACAATTTGGTCCTAGTCAAATCattaatacataatatatagtTTGGAATCAGTCTAAAGAGTCTTGCCCAGAATTTGAAGTGTCTGCTCCAGCTTTACAAttagattcttttcttttctctcttttttggaaTAAGTGTATTTTTTCCTAAGAACAATGCTAAACCTCAAGAAAAGACCACATATAAGGTTCCCTCCCTCGTTTTCCTTCTATATTTCTCTATCATTCTTGAcatccttctacatttatttgtCAATGTGCAAGCTGATAAGCAGAATTTAAACACAGTTTTCATGTATTTATGTTCATGAAATGTTTTcataaattaacataaaaattacacatggcttttttaatgtgatcTTTTTGGCCGTTTTGATTCCATGGACTTATTAGTTCTTCACTTCTGACTATACATTCTCTCcttgttttttccaatttttccataaaattcctacaattttatataatatCTTTTACTTAATGAATACTAAATTTCTGTTTCTGGTAATGGATTTTTTCTGAATTACATATTGAATTGAATactaaatatatttacttatatctTGAACCTAGTACCAAACACACCTGCTTGCACAAACCACATGCATGTCCATTTCAGTGTCTAGAACAGAAGTCCTGATCTTCCACATGGTGAGCCACCCTTCCCACTCTCCCGTGGGTCAATAGGTCCCACTTGTTAACCACGCATTCTGTGCCAGGGATTATAGTAGGCAGTTGTATTGTGTACTTTGTCCCATATTTCTCAACTTAAGTGAGTAAAGCTAAGGATCATTGATTTTCAGTTGAAGCACCATTTCCCATGGGAAATTCTGATGACTATCTTAGCCTACACACCACTCTGTGCtcttcaaacaaacaaaacttgccAGTGTGTTAGTGCTCAGCTGGAGAATATGTTTGTTGGGATCATTCCTTTCTCACAGTGATAGCAACAACCAATAACACAGTCCACGTATATTGTCAACATCTATagaatattttctgaataaatttGTATACCccaaatttacaaatataaacagagaaagctttttgttcatattttgacTTAAATTCATATTGCTCTGAAAACTTAATCTGTTTATTTTCTGTGTATCTGACTCTATTACTTGaaaattttagggttttttttgcttttttcttctaaAGAAGAGGTTTTATATTAATTAAGTCACATTGTGAAGTGGTCTTTACAATTGTGAGAAAAGTTAGAActgccttctcttctttccctggTGTTTCAAATAATTAATTGTGTTTTTATTGATACCATGTTTCCATCCTCACTGTGATCTATTACTGCAATGTTAAATCCAGAGATCATGGGATTTTTGATGCTGAGTTTATGTCAAAGCTGCACAGTAATTTTCTCATGCAACAAGAATTAATTACTATAGTGTAGGATTGAAAGTTTTCAATTGTCAATCAGTGTTTCAATGCTGGTAATCCTGTATCAGTAAGTGAAAAAAATTCCCCTTGAAATCACACTTTTTTTGTAAACAGTTTCTCTTTACTGTTTTTTAGCTGTATTTTATTCATACTAAAGTAGGAGATGAGCCACATCTGATAGTTAAACCCACAGGCTGGCAGTCACCAAACGAGGAAAGAAGTGCGGACCTAGGCTCCTGGTTTGCCTGAAAACTAGAACCCTCCCAGGGACTTCTGGGACATACACCACATACACATTAGATTAAATCCAGAAGTAGTGGAGAATGATTGCTGTAGTCTACCTATTTTTCTGCCATCCTTTCTCCTTATTTCTCAGCTACATATGCATCACCATGTAACCTTACTCAGCTCAACACGCTATGGGCATTACTCaatgttcaaaaaatatttttttcttacaagATATTATAAAGTATTATAAGATAGAattcaataaattaattaatagtgATGTATAACCTACTGATTTCTGTTTatctttcagtaaatatttgaaaagaggCAGAGATTTCTAATGAGTGTTCTTTTGGCGTGATGAAGGGGAAATATACCcacacacaggcacatgcacacacacaggcacatacaATAGGTGCTTTCATTTCACAATTTGAAGTTGATGGTATAGCTAATGTCATTTCTGGATATTTCTTATGTTAGGATTCATATTTATATATCCATCTATTTACTATTAAGACAtctcatatatatttttgaaggcTTTATAAAATATACcttataaatcatatatctgattttAATATAGGCAGGTGGAATCTTTTTTCTCAGAGAAAAATATGGCGAAAGTTTCACTAAGAGAAATATTCCTCATGTCGAAAATTTATCATACTCACTTTTCTATTAGTCAATCATAACTTCCTTAAGTTGCTTAAAAATAGTAATTCTTAAAGGCACTTAGTTGAAAATGGTAGATTTGATGAAGATTTTCATGAGAACATCTCTTCACGTTTGCTGATGCATCCATGTCACACTCAGTTTCTCTGAACAGGTAGAAAGCTCTCTGAGATTGCTGTCGCCAACAAATTAGATtgatttttttcacaaaagatgtaagaaatattttcttgtatattttgacatttaaaaagggATAAAAGATGATCTATGGCAGTAGAATGCCAGAGACTCTCCCCTCTTTTGAAAgagcatgatgtaatccatgcaggaatagaagtataacgaagtacacctgaaatttatacaattttataaaccaataaaataaataaataaataaatgtgaaaaaaaaaacacaagaaagagCTGGTATTTCAATCTCTCTGGACAGTGACTGAGGTTTGAACAATAccaaccttgatttttttttttttttttttttttagtctgctctacctgaaaataaatgaataaacaaaagatcCTTGGTGATTTACACTCAAAAGTCACTAATGGATCTTTGGAGTCATTTTAATTggcaaaagaaaaattactaaCAAAGGCTGGTTCCAGTGTCCTTGGAGACAGCAGGACAAGTACCaggttatttcattcattttcttatttttcttaacagctttattgaaggaaaataaacatacactaaactgcacatatttaaagggtACAATTGGATAAGTTGTGACCTATGTACATTCCTGTGAACACaacacaatcaagagtgaacatgtccatcacccccaaaagtgtCCTTGTGCACCTGTGTCATCTCTTGTGCCCTCCTCTTTCTGCACTCCTCCATtcctcaggcaaccactgataAGGTGTCTaccactatagattagtttgcttTCATATCAAAGCTTAAGTAAATACAATAATgaaatattgtatttattttttaccagGCCTCTTTCACTGAGCAGGTATTTAAGAGTTTATCCCTGTGTTtatatgtatcaatatttcattccttttcactTCTGTGTAGTATTCCAATGTTGATTGACTTATAGAGTTTTTCCAGATtgtgactattacaaataaagctgctatgaacagttGTGTACTAGATTCATATGGAAATatgctttaatttctcttggataaatacctcaAAATGAAGTGCACTGGTTTGTTAGTTTATAGGTTAggtgtatttttaacttttaaagagtCTGCAAAACTTTTTTGCAACATGCCTTTAGCATTTACATTCCTATTGTCAGTGTTTGAGAGTTCTGCTTGCTCCACATCAATGCCAACCCTTAGCCTGATCAgactttaattttagctattctagtacACGTGTAGTGATATCTTggtgttgttttgatttacaattccctaatgacatatgatattgCCCAGCGTTTCATGTGCATATTTAACATTTGCATATCGTCTTTGGTGTGGCATCTGtgcagatcttttgctcattttttaattggattgttttcctattgttgagttgtaagagttctttatgtattccgGATACAAGCATctcatcagacatatgattttttgaatattttctcccattgtgtgggtGTTCCAGTTTCtgaatggtgtcctttgaagaaaaaaaattaatttggatGAAGTCAAATTGATTTGTGCATGTCTTTTACCACTTgtcctttggtgtcatatctaagacagCATTgtttaacccaaggtcacaaagattaactcctatgttttcctctaagagtttttgtttttccatttagttctatgattcatttttgtatatgccATGAGAAAGATGTCTAAATTCACTGTTTTGtacatggatatccagttgtctagcactatttgttgaaaatgaTATTCTTTTCCCAGTGATTTGTCTTAGCAACCTTGTTATAAATCAGTTGACTGCTGTGGTGGCTTGAATAGTGGCCCTGAAAGATCTGTCCAAGTTCTAACACGCAGAACCTGAAATTGTGACCTTCTTTGAaaaggggtctttgcagatataattaagctAAGAATTTTGAGaaggccctaaatccagtgactgaGGTTCTTCTGGAaagaaagccatgtgaagatCGAGACAGAGATTTGAATCAGGCTGCCACAAATCAAGGAATTCCAAGGGCTGCCAGAAGCTGAAAGAGGTATGGAaggattctccttttttttcttggtacaGGCAGTCTTTGCATAGGGACACTTTTTACTTATTAAACAGTGCtttgtataattttatctcattgtaggaaaaaatggaaataaagaagGGTCAGGAACTCCCAGAAGTTCCTGTTCCCTGCAGGCCATAGAACATTCTTTACTACAAATTGAGGGTTggacaaaaggaaaaacatttgCCAAACACCTAACCTTTAAGAGTCACTTTTCTCTGCCCTATGGGCTTTCAAAAGCTTAAAGTGATCtgaataatcactttaaatgttaatggtCTAATATATCAATTGAAAGACAGAGATGGTCAGAGTGAATTAAAACAGAAGAAACTTCTGAGAAActgtaaatatttcttctgttccattcTTTCATTCTTCTTGTATTCCTACATGTTGTCTAGAGGAAACCAACTTTATATATAGACTCAGATAGATTGAAAGAAAAGGGATGGAGAATGATATGTCATGCTAACACTAATAAAAAACTAGCTTGAGTGACGTCagtatcatggcagagtgagttttcccgtgaactcttcccccacaagatacaacaaaaggaacagtcacagaccaacaatggaatcccagacactgaaaagctagagcggaaagatccacactgctgcacatctgagagccgaacgtgctgggcccccggaggaagtgggagaggtaaggagaactcctttccttccccatcagatcagcgatctcAGTCCgcggggctcccagagaggggggaggggcggccctcggcggggaaaccgtagctcttcgggctctctcagccagtgagaaactcccgcacagaggactcagaagagccacagggctaccatcaacatctgagcaccccagagagcgcataaagaggggcaaatgagaagcctcccacatcagggacccagagggcaaaagagagctcccccctccccgcaaactggaccctgcagctcaaccgaccagaccagacctagcgatccacagcagaccagaccaagagatctgcgacagaccagaccaagtgatccgcaGCACACCTGATCAAACAACCGGACCCATGGACCGCagcgggaaaaaaacaaaaaacgaaaaacaaaactgcggatggcagcagaaaaactggggcagagcacagggggcttagactacacagcccttcaccaccagacagtggtggctggtggaaattgcaaccagagatttccaggatgaggaaaaacaaaaccaacacaggaaccacaatgcaaaaatatatgaaatcaccagaccagaaacaaaatggcaagcacccagaaatcaaccccgaagacacagaaatccataaactaaatgacagagatttcaaaatagctatcataaaaacactcagcgaaatacgagacaacacagacaaacaattcaatgagattaggagtttcttcacaaaagagattgaaatcataaagaaaaaccagtcagtgctgatggagatgaagaacacaatggaagagataaaggagaatctggaatctttaaagaacagagctgacaatatggaggaaagaattagcactttagaggataggaatacagatatactccagatggaagaggagagagaactaagactaaaaagaaatgaagaaagactccaagaaatatctgactctattagaaaatgtaacataagaactataggtattcctgagggagaagagagggaaagaggaacggagagcctattcaaggaaataatagctgagaatttcccaaatctggggaaggagcaggaaataccagtaagtgaagccaacaggacacctatatatattaacagacaaaggccttcaccacgacatctagtggtaaggctagccagggtcaacgacaaagaaacaatgttAAGGGcaactagacaaaaacaaaaaataacgtacaaaggaactcccatcaggctctcagcggatttctcaacagaaactttacaggctagaagagactggaatgatatattcaaaatactgaaagacaaaaactttcagccaagaatactctatccagcaaaaatatccttcaaatatgatggagaaatagtaactctcccagataaacaaaagctaagggagttcatggccacgagacccccattacaagaaatactcaacaagaccctcaggcctgaagaaagaagagaaagggaacacaa
Proteins encoded:
- the LOC131416536 gene encoding olfactory receptor 6C68-like, which translates into the protein MWKIRTSVLDTEMDMHVVCASSLNRSPKATKNSTITAFILLGLTDDPELQVLLFIFLFLTYMLSVTGNLTIITLTFVDPQLKTPMYLFLQNFSFLEISFTTACIPRYLYNIATGDNIITYNACIIQAFFTDLFAVTEFFLLGAMSYDRYVAICTPLHYVTIMSSRVCRRLVFCCWLAALLVIISPLILGLNLKFCNSNVIDHFLCDAFPLLKITCSDPRFMEQTVLICAVLTLILTLLCVVLSYTYIIKTILGFPSTQQRKKAFSTCSSHMIVVSITYGTCIFIYMNPTAKEQVTINKVVSLLVSSISPMLNPFIYTLRNKQVKKSFDDSIKRIASFLKNQNKIALNK